In the Agromyces flavus genome, GTGCCCGTGTCGGTGCACTCGTCGACCAGTGTCTTGAACTGCTCGAGCGACGCGAGGTACCCGGGGTGGTCGAGCTCGGCGGTCTCGGGCGAGAAGTCGGCCTGCAGGATGTCGCTCGGCACGTTGTAGGCGAAGAGCTGCTGCAGGTAGTGCAGGGCGGGCCAGCCGTCCTTGTTGCCGAACGCGATGGGCTCGTAGCCGGCCTCCCGGATGGGACCGCAGCTCTCGATGAGCTCTTCGAAGGTGTTCGGCACGTCGATGCCGACCTCGTCGAAGATCGCGGTGTTGTACCCCATGAACTTGCCGTTGTTGTAGAGCGGAACGCCGTAGTACTTCCCGTCGACCTCGAACGCGCTGAGTGAGGCCTCGCCGAACGTGTCGCCCCACTCGGTGCCGGGGGCGATGACCTCGCTCAGGTCGGCGGCGAGGCCGCCGTCGATGAAGTTCTGGGCCCAGTTGCCGGTCCACGTGAAGTAGATGTCGGGCAGGGCGCCCGAGGCGGTCAACGTCTTGGTCTTGTCCTTGACGCTCTGGTCGGTCTCCTGGATGAGCTCGACCGTGACGTCGGGGTGCAGCTCCTCGTACTCGGCGGCGAGGTCCTCGAAGTACGGGCCGAGCGGCTCGCCGCCGAACTTCGTGAGGATGCTCAGGGTGCCGGAGTACTCGGGCTCGTCGGTGATGTCGGCGGCCGGGGCGGCGTTGCCGCCGGCGCAGCCGGCCATCGTGAGAGCGGATGCCGCGGCGAGCGCGGCGAGTGCGGTGATTCTCGGTGCGTGCATGGTCTTCCTTCGACTCGGGATGGATGCCGGACCGGACCGGAGGGGTGCTCCGGGGATCCGCCGTCGGATCGGAGTGGCGCTGGTGCGTTGGTGGGGCACGACTCTACACAGAAACTGATACCGGTACCAGAGTTTTCCGAGATCGACTCCGGATGGAGACGCATTCGAAACACTCAGCGCAAGTCGTGATGCGCTCTGGAGCATGGGAATCGCGCGGAAATCCGAGCAACACGGCGATCCCAGACCGATGCTGACGTCGAGCGGTGTTGACGCCTCCACGACCGTGTGTCAGCATGATGCCGACCTGATACCGGTACCACATGCCGCATCATCCGAGCTCTCCGTTGGAAGGACCATCCATGCTCGAGACCACGATCCTCGGCTTCGACGAGGCGACGTTCCGCACCCAGACCGCGAGCGCCGTGGCGCTGCGTCCGCAGATCGAGGAGGTGGTGGATCGCCTCCAGGAGCAGGGCTTCGCGAACCTCTTCCTGATCGGCGCGGGCGGCACCTACGCGGCCATGTGGCCGTACGAGCACCTCGCGCGGCGCGGCTCGACCCTCCCGGTGCGATCCGTGATCGCCGCCGAGCTCATCGAGTCGGGCGACGCCACACTCGGCTCCGACTCGGTCGCGATCTTCACCTCGGTGTCGGGGACCACCGACGACAGCCTTCGCGCGATCGAGTACTGCAAGGCCCGCGGCGTGACCACCATCGGCTTCACCGGATACCCCGAGTCGCCCATCGCGCAGGCCGTCGACATCCCGCTCGTCTCGGAGCCGAAGACCTGGCCGTTCGACACGCAGCTGCTGCTCTTCATGACGAAGCTGCTCTCGGAGCGGGGCGAGTTCGAGGGGTACGAGAAGTTCGCCGACGAGCTGGCCGGCCTGCCCGACATCCTCGTCCGCGTCGCCGAGCAGGCCGAGCCCGTGGCATCTGCCTTCGCCGAGGCGCACGCCGACGCCGACTACCACTTCCTCGTCGGCGGCGGGAACCTGTGGGGCTTCACCTATCTCTACTCGATGTGCATCCTCGAGGAGATGCAGTGGCTGCGCACCACTCGGGTGCACAGCGCCGAGTTCTTCCACGGCTCGCTCGAGCTCCTCGAGCCCGACACGAGCGTCATCGTCTTCCAGGGCGAGGACGAGACCCGCGCCCTCACCGACCGCGTCGAGCGGTTCGTGAAGCGCGTCTCGAACGACGTCACGGTGTTCGACACGAAGGACTACGAGCTCGAGGGCATCAGCCCCGAGTTCCGCGGGCTGCTCGCCCCGCTCGTGCTCGACACGGTGATGGGCCGCGTGTCGAAGCACCTCGAGCGCGTGCGCGACCACTCGCTCGACCTGCGTCGCTACTACCGCGTCGTCGAGTACTGATCGACCCAGGCGTCGAGTGAACGGATGGCCCCGTGCCCGCCGCGCGCGGGACGGGGCATCCGTCGACCCTTCCTTCCCTACACTTCCCGTCATCAGGAGGCGGCAATGCGCGTACTCGGCTTCGGCGACAACATCGTGGATCGCTTCCTCGATCGCGGCCTCGACTATCCCGGTGGCAACTGCGTGAACGTCGCGGTCTTCGCGCACCGGCTCGGCGCCGAGGCGGGCTACCTCGGGGTCTTCGGGGATGACGCGGCCGGAACGCTGCTGCAGGAGGCGATCGCAGCCGAGGGCGTCGACCTCTCGCGGAGCGTCGTGCGGGCGGGGGAGAGTGGGGTCTCCGCACTTCGAGTAGACGACGGCGAGCGCACGTTCCTCGGCTGGAACGGCGGCGGCGTGACGGTGCGGTCGCCGCTCGTACTGGATGACGCCCTGCTCGAGTACGCCGCCGGGTTCGACCTCGTGCACTCGAGCGTGTACTCGCGCAGCGAGGCGGAACTTCCGAAGCTCGCGGCATCCCGGGAGCTCGTGTCGTTCGACCTCTCGAGCGAGGACGAGTTCCGCACGCCCGAGTACCTCGATCGCGTGGCGCCGCACGCCGATCTCGTGCTGCTGTCGTGCTCGCACCTCGACGTCGACCAGACGCGGGCGCTGCTGGCCGAGGCCGTGTCCCGCGGGGCATCCGTCGCCCTCGCGACCCGCGGCACCGACGGCGCGATCGTGACCGACGGCGCCGTGACGGTGTCTGCGCCGGCCCGACTCGTGGCCGATCCCTCCACGATCGTCGACACGATGGGCTGCGGCGACGCGTTCCTCGCCGGGTTCGTGGTGTCCCTGCTCGGGACCGGCTGGCGCCGTGACGCGCCGCCCTCGAACGAGCAGTTCGCGGTGGCGCTCCGAGCCGGCGCCGACGCCGCGTACGACCAGTGCTTCGTCGAGGGCGCATTCGCTCGCGCCCGCCCGTCGGGGGAGCCCGTCGCCCTCTCCGAGGAGTCCGCCGCCGCTAGCATGGCGTCTGTCCAGGCGCACGGGTGAAGGGTCGGCACAGGGGTATGGCGGAACGCGAGCGGCCCTCCAGCCCCCCGACGATCTCCGAGGTCGCCGCGGCTGCCGGTGTCGGCCGCGCTTCGGCCGCCCGCACACTCGGCGGGTACGGCTACGTCAGTCCCGAACTCCGCGAGCGAGTCCTCGCGGCCGCCGAGGAGCTCGGCTACCGGGCGAATGCCCTGGCCCGCAGCATGTCGACGGGCATCACCCACACGCTCGGCGTCATCGTCGCCGACATCGGCAATCCGTTCTTCGCGGGCGTGGTGCGCGGCATCTCCGACACGTCGCGCGAGCGCGGCTTCGACACGATCGTCCTGAGCACGCACGAGTCGCTCGACGAAGAGATCGCCGCGATGAACGTCCTCATCGACAAGCGCGTCGACGGCGTCATCGTCGCGTCGGCGGCCGTCGAGCGAGCGGATGTCGCGCACCTCACGGCCGCCATCGAGCACGGCATCCCCGTGGTGCTCGTCGACCGTGAGGTCTCCCACCTCGACCTCGACGCCGTCGTGATCGACAACCGGGAGGCCGCGCGCGAGGCGGTGGATTCGCTGATCCGGGCCGGACACACCCGCATCGGCTTCGTTTGGGGCCCGACGACCGACACGCGCCCGGCTACCCGCCGTGAGCTGCTCGCGGCCGCGGCGAAGAACCTCTGGACCGACGCCGAGCGCCTTCGCGGCTACCTCGACGCGCTCGACGATGCGGGCATCCCGTTCGACCCCGACCTCGTCATGGTGGGAGTGAAGACCGAGGAGCGCGCGATCGACGAGGTCGCCCGCATGCTCGCCCTGCCCGACCGGCCGACCGCTGTGTTCTGCACCGAGACCGACGCCATGACCGGGTCGCTCCGCGCCATCCGCGCTGCCGGCCTCGCCTACCCGGGCGACGTGTCGCTGATCGGGTTCGACGACAGCTCGTGGGCCGCCGTGATGGACCCGCCGCTGACGATGATCGCGCAGCCGATGCACGAGCTCGGCGAGACGGCCGCGGCGACCCTGCTCGCGCTCATCGACGGCGAGCCGACGACCCGGTCGCGCCACACGCTCGAGACGACGCTCGTGTCGCGGGCGTCGGTCGCGCCGCCTGGGGGCGCCCGACGATGACCGCCATGCCCGCCGCGCGGTCGGCTCGAGCCCCATGGCGAAGCCTGCTCGGCATCGTGTTCATCGCGCATGGCGTGATCACGCTCGCTGCGGCCGTGGTGCTCGCAATGCTGCCGGCCGCGATCCCGGCGACGGTCGGGATCGAGCTCGGCCCCGACGGCTACCTGCTGTCGTACTTCCTGGCCGCGGCCGAGTTGGCGATCGGCGTGCTCTCGCTCGGCGCGGCGCGGCTGACCGATCCGACCGCCGTGGGTCTCATCGTCGCGACGTTCGTGGTGTTCCACCTCGCGACCGCGCTGCTCGAGTTGGTCTTCCTGTTCTCCGCGGCGCCGAGTGCGGTGCTCGTGGGCAACCTCGTGGTGCGCCTGGTCGCGGCGGTCGTGTTCGTCGTCGCCTGGCGGTTCTGGCGCCGGCGCGCGGCATCCGCTTCGGCCTGACGCTTCGCGCACGTCGATGTCGGCCGGGTCGCGGCATCCGCCCCGCTCTGGTAGCCATGTGCTCATGACCGCCGCTCGGGGTACACCGCAGGATGGCGCGCGCAGCGGTTCGCGGTTCGTCGCGCTGTTGCGCGGTGTCAATGTCGGGGGCCGGAACGCGATCAGCATGGCCGATCTCGCCGCGAGCTTCCGCGACGCCGGGTACGACGACGTGAGCACGTACCTGCAGAGCGGCAACGTGCTGTTCACCGCCCGTCGCCGAACGGGCGCGGCACTCGAGACCGAGCTCGAGGCGATGCTCGAGCAACGGTTCGGGATCCCGCTGCTCGTCGTGGTGCGGTCGCGGGACGAACTCGCCGCGACGATCGACGCCGCGCCGCCGGATCACGGATCGTCGAAGCTCCGCAGCGAGGTGATCTTCCTCAAGCGCCCGCTCACCGCTGCGGACGCCCTCGCCGAGTTCCCCGACCTGCGCGACGGCGTGGATTCGGTGACGCCCGGTCCGGGCGCGATCTACTTCTCGCGCGTGGCGGCGCGCGCGACGAAGACGCGCATCCAACTGGTCATGGCGATGCCGATCTGCCGGCAGATGACGATGCGGACCTGGCGGACGTGCACGGCCCTGCTCGACAAGCTCGACGCGTCGTGAGCGCGATCGGCGGGCCGCGCGTTCGGCGCGCTGCGACATCCCGCCGCCTCGACGGGAGTACGCTCTCGGCCAGCGACGGCGCCGGAGGCGACCGGTCGCGAGGCGATCGGCGGCGATGGCCGCGACGAGGAGGCGGAGATGGTCCCCGAGATCAACTACTGGGCGGTCGTGCTGGCGACGCTGTCGAGCATGGCGGTCGGCGCGATCTGGTACGCGCGCCCGGTGTTCGGCAACCGATGGGCGAACCTTGCCCGGGTCGACATGGATCGCGGCGGAAGCGCGGTGATGCCGCTCATCGTGACCCTCATCGTGAGCTTCGTGTCGGCGTGGGTGCTCGCGGGCGCCTCGACCATCGCGTGGCACTTCTACGGCGGCAGCTACCTCATGTCGGCGCTGTTCACTGCGCTCATCCTGTGGGCCGGCTTCACCGCCGCGCGGTTCATCACCCACGACGCGTTCGAGGGGCGTCCCTCGACGCTCACGATCATCAACATCGCGCACGAACTGGTCACGTTCGTCGTGATGGGCATCATCATCGGGGTGTGGCCGCCGGCCGGCACGGTCTGACCGGTGGCCCGGGAGCCGGGTGTCGCGACATCCGCTGCGCGCCGGCGTGCAGGATGATCGGTGGCGCAGGTCGAGATCGATGGCCGCGACCGGCGCGACCGTGATGGGCGAGCGCCTTCTGGACGGCGTCGCCCCACCGGGCCGTCGCCGCGCTGCGAAGCCTACGAGGCGACCCGTGGAACGGTCAGCTCCGGAGCATCGCGATGCCGAACGGTCGAGCGGCCGGATGGATGGCGCGACCATCGTCATCGGTGAGACCCATGGCGGCGAGCAGACGCTTGGCTCGATTCAGTTCGGCGTCACCGAGTTCGCGTCGTCCACCCCGGCGCTTCGCCTCGTCGAAGGCGAACCGTCGCACGTCGCGCCCGCAGAGGCCGTGATCGCGCTGGTCGCTCAGCACGAGCTCGATCGCGAGTTCGGCGACCTCAGACCGCCCGAGGTAGGAGGCGGAAGACCCAGGCCTGATGAGCCGCTCGGCCAATGTGCCCCAGAGCGCCGCGGGATCGTCGAGCAGGCGTTCGCGGACCGCAGCGAGGGTGAGCAATCGCCCCTTCTGAACGCGAGCGAAGCGAAGCACCCTGAGGTCTTCGCCCAGTGCCCCAGAGGCGGCCAGGTCGATCCCCTCGGGCGATGCGGCGGAGCGCAGGAGATCGCGGACCGGCGCGGTCGTAGCGGCCATCTGGGCGTCATCGACCTTCGCAGGTTCGAGCACCCCGAGTTCGATGAGATCGATGCGAAGGGCGCGTCGAGCCGCGTCGCTCGCACCTTCGGTGGCGGCGTCGAGTGCTTCCCATCTGTCGCCGGTGGGGTCGCGCAGGCTGTCCGCCAGCGCGGGGAAGGCGGATTCGAACAGGTGGTCCATCGCCTGACGCGACGTCGGGTCGGCCAGCTCACCGTACGCGCTCTCGGTGCCGACGCGCGGCACGGTGCCGGCGCCGCCGAGTACCGCCACGCGAGCCACGGACGAACGCGACGACGCGGCGTCCGGTTCGGTGACCGCGATGCGATGGCGCCATGTGGGGCCGGGCTCGCCCAGCACGCCATCGAGTTCGAGTTGCCGGTACTCGAATTCGAGGCCGTCGCCGAAGCGGTCGGCGATTTCGCCGATGGTCCACTCGCGACGGCAGGCGGGTTCGGGTTCAGGCTCCCACCATTGGTCGTAGTCGGGATGCATTCGGTGGTGCGTGGGGCGTGCCGGGGTGAGGGCGCGACACCCCCACGCGTCTGCTTCACGCCCCCACCACGGGGTGTGCGCCGTCCCGAAGCGCCATGTTCCGGTGCCGGTCCAGCCGAACGCGAGCACGATCGCCTCCGCCAGGGCGGAGAGGCCGAGCCCGGAATCGAGGATCAGGGAGCGCCAGGTGGGCCGGTCGACACCGTCGAGGTCGATGCGGAGCGTGATATGTGCGCGTGGGGCGCTCGTTCGCCATGACATGGGGACATGGTCGTCGCGCGGAGGTCTCGAATTCTCCGTCTTGGGCGAGCTGTGCGCGATGGACGGACTCGACGCGTTGTCGAGGAGGAATCGTGACGGTCGTCGACCCTGCCGCTCGCCCTCAGGCTCGCCCGTCGTGGTTTCCGCGGTGGATGCTGCCCGAGCGGCGACGTCGCAGAGACGACATACCGGCCCGAGTCGTACGATTCGTCGGGTGGGGCACGTCGCGAAGGGCGGCGGCGTGACTCCTGCACGCGCTGGCCCACGCAAGGCCTACGCGGCCGGCTGGAACGCGGGCAGCGCGAAGCGCGCTCGGCCGCCGAGTCGCGGTGTCTGCGCTGGGTCGACGTGGGGCGGCGGGGTGAACCATACTTCGGATCGGGTGGCGCAAACCTCCCATCCATCGCGGTGGATCCGTTGGTGGCAGAAAGAACAGAGCATGACGCCGTTGCTCAAGTCGGTCGGGCCGATGTCGCGTTCCCACCACCTGATGTGGTGCGCGTCGACGTAGGCGATGTTCTGGCCGCATGACGCGCATCCGCCGTCGCGCTCGGCGAGTGCGATTCGCTGGGCGCGGGTGAAGAGCCGGGCCGAGCGGCCCAGGTCGAGCGGAACGCCGTCACCGCCCATGACCGTCGGGATGAGTTCGGCGTCGGCCGACAGCCGCCGGGCTGTGGTTGCGGAGATCGGTTGATCGATGCCGTCGATGCGCGCGTGCCCGAGACCTTCGACGAGGGTGTCGTAGTCGAGGCGCACCACGACGGTGGCCTTCGCGAGCGGAGCGAGCGTTTGTTCGCACCCCAGCGCGTGGCGTGCGATCGCGGCCAGTGCGTCGGCTTGGACCTGGGGGATCGAGCGATGGTCCTCGACGACCGGACCCGGGCCCGACGCCGGCTCGCGACGTCGCAGTGCGTCGCTCACGATGGCCTCGATCGCGGCCTTGATCGGTGCCGCGGTCTCGGGGTCGAGTCGGGCGTGCAGGTGGACCATGCCCGAGGAGTCCTCGCGCATCGTGAGGGAACGCTCATCGCGGAGCTGCTCCTCACGCGGTTCGACGCCGTCGCGGTCGAGCCTGGCCTCCGCCTCACGCACGCCGCGCGTGAGCAGGTCGAGCGGCACCCGTGCGGCGAGGTCGACCAGCGCGGCCTCGGCGGCGTCGGCCAGCCCGGGATCGGCACGCACCCGCACGCGTTCGAGCATCGATGTGATCGTGGAAGCCGCATCGATGCCGATCAGGGCGGACGCGAGCGCCGCGGCGACGTGCGGATGCCGCGACGGCAGCCGAGCACCGTCGAACGTCTGTCGTTCAGCAGTGGCGGTGCCGACCGCGATGAGCTTCGCCGCTTCGCCCCGTGACGCTCCGGTCGAGGCGGCGATCAGCCGCACCGGGTTGTGGAACCCCTGCGCCCTCGCCAGGTTGCCTTCGGGCCGCTCGGCGCTCGAGCGCGTGGACACCTCGGCGGCGACGCGCGCGAGCAGGGCTTCAGCGTCTCGACGTACTCGGGCGAGCGCGTCGGTCACGCGCACGAGCCCGGCGTCGCTCATCTGCGCCACCTCGACCTGAGCCGGGCCGTCCATCATTCCGAAGGCCGGCAGAGCGCCGCTCCACGCCGCACGCAACTCGGCGACGTCGCGTGCGAGTGCATCCAACGGCTGATCCATGTCTCCATCCTGCATGGACCCACTGACACTCCAGCGGCCGTGAAAGGACCTCTGATCAGCCGAATTACCCTGTGGAGGAGTGCGAGCTCCGCGCTCCTGTGGAGGAGGGGTGGCCGAGGCAGTAGCGGCCGTCGAGTCGCCGTCGCCGGCCCCGCCGACATCGCCCGCTCCGGCAGCCGAGGGCAACGCAGGTCAGCCCGAGACTCGACCCAACAGCACCTCGGCGAGCGCGATCGCCGTAGCCTCGTCGTTTGCCGACACGTTGATCCAGTCCTGGCCGACCGCGAGGTCCACCGCGCAGGTCGTGCCGTACCGTTCGTCGCAGCGGATGGATGCCACCTCGCCTGAGGCGAGGCCGTCGAGCTCGATCGGAGTGGACGTTCCGGCTTGGAGCATCCGCTCGTACGCCCAGCGTCCGTCGTGGAGGCGGTCCACCCGCGCCACCTGATTCATGTCGTCGACGCCCCAGCCGCAGCCCCACGCGTCGGCGTACAGCCGGGCCTCGGCCCACTCGCTCCACCCGCCGGCCCCGATCATGACCTGCGCGCCGGGCGTGGCCGTGATCGATCGCGCCTGGTCGAGCGGGATGAGTGCTTCGCAGTCCTCGGCAACCGGCCACGACATCCGCTCGGGCGTCGTCGCCGGGGCGGCCGGTCCGGCTGCACCCACCGTGGCGACGACGGCATCGACGAGCGGTGACCACCCCGACGCATCCGCGGCGAACCCGCCGCCGGCGAAGGCCGAGACCGTGACCCAGGCGTCACCGACGGCCGAGCTGGCCCAGCACGAGGTCGCATCGCACTGACGCTCATCGGCCGGCATCCCGTGCTGGTTCGCGTACTGGCTCCATCCCGCGGCGGCTCTCGGGACGACCGAGACGGTCACGCCCACGTAAGCCGGCTCCGTGCCGTACTGGTCGTTCATCGGCACGCCGTTCGACCACTCGCACACGCTGCCGCCGACCGCGAGGATCGCCGCGCGCCTCGGGATCGCGATCCCGACGCCGGACTCCGACAGGATCGGATCGATCGCGGCGACGTCCGTCGTGAAGACGCCCGACACGAGGGCAGGATCGACCAGGCTCCCGCAGTCCAGGCCGTAGCGGGAGGCCGGCTGCGCCGTGATCGGGGGAGCGGGTGCCGGCGGTGGCGGCGGCGCGCTCGAGGGTGTCACCGAGTACTCGGTCGTCGGCGGGCTGGTCGGCGTGCTCGCCGGCGTGTCGGCGACCGGGCTCGCCGCGTCATCCTGCGGCGCGGACACCATGAGCGCCACTGCGGCTCCAGCGCCGACGCCGAAAAGCGCG is a window encoding:
- a CDS encoding ABC transporter substrate-binding protein, with the protein product MHAPRITALAALAAASALTMAGCAGGNAAPAADITDEPEYSGTLSILTKFGGEPLGPYFEDLAAEYEELHPDVTVELIQETDQSVKDKTKTLTASGALPDIYFTWTGNWAQNFIDGGLAADLSEVIAPGTEWGDTFGEASLSAFEVDGKYYGVPLYNNGKFMGYNTAIFDEVGIDVPNTFEELIESCGPIREAGYEPIAFGNKDGWPALHYLQQLFAYNVPSDILQADFSPETAELDHPGYLASLEQFKTLVDECTDTGTGTNGVLYTTAQEALAGGRAAMYYQEILEFDTVTAEGNALTPEQFGIFQLPVPEGAEGEPGAIEGSPEGYLINAKSPRAALAVDFMKFATTLESATTLSSPPYGQPSTIVGAVTPETSSVPVFDGITKVNEASEMVIWLDTVTVPEVADAWLAGGEALISGGSTPEEILESVRNASDSAR
- a CDS encoding SIS domain-containing protein; this encodes MLETTILGFDEATFRTQTASAVALRPQIEEVVDRLQEQGFANLFLIGAGGTYAAMWPYEHLARRGSTLPVRSVIAAELIESGDATLGSDSVAIFTSVSGTTDDSLRAIEYCKARGVTTIGFTGYPESPIAQAVDIPLVSEPKTWPFDTQLLLFMTKLLSERGEFEGYEKFADELAGLPDILVRVAEQAEPVASAFAEAHADADYHFLVGGGNLWGFTYLYSMCILEEMQWLRTTRVHSAEFFHGSLELLEPDTSVIVFQGEDETRALTDRVERFVKRVSNDVTVFDTKDYELEGISPEFRGLLAPLVLDTVMGRVSKHLERVRDHSLDLRRYYRVVEY
- a CDS encoding PfkB family carbohydrate kinase encodes the protein MRVLGFGDNIVDRFLDRGLDYPGGNCVNVAVFAHRLGAEAGYLGVFGDDAAGTLLQEAIAAEGVDLSRSVVRAGESGVSALRVDDGERTFLGWNGGGVTVRSPLVLDDALLEYAAGFDLVHSSVYSRSEAELPKLAASRELVSFDLSSEDEFRTPEYLDRVAPHADLVLLSCSHLDVDQTRALLAEAVSRGASVALATRGTDGAIVTDGAVTVSAPARLVADPSTIVDTMGCGDAFLAGFVVSLLGTGWRRDAPPSNEQFAVALRAGADAAYDQCFVEGAFARARPSGEPVALSEESAAASMASVQAHG
- a CDS encoding LacI family DNA-binding transcriptional regulator, with the protein product MAERERPSSPPTISEVAAAAGVGRASAARTLGGYGYVSPELRERVLAAAEELGYRANALARSMSTGITHTLGVIVADIGNPFFAGVVRGISDTSRERGFDTIVLSTHESLDEEIAAMNVLIDKRVDGVIVASAAVERADVAHLTAAIEHGIPVVLVDREVSHLDLDAVVIDNREAAREAVDSLIRAGHTRIGFVWGPTTDTRPATRRELLAAAAKNLWTDAERLRGYLDALDDAGIPFDPDLVMVGVKTEERAIDEVARMLALPDRPTAVFCTETDAMTGSLRAIRAAGLAYPGDVSLIGFDDSSWAAVMDPPLTMIAQPMHELGETAAATLLALIDGEPTTRSRHTLETTLVSRASVAPPGGARR
- a CDS encoding DUF1697 domain-containing protein, producing the protein MTAARGTPQDGARSGSRFVALLRGVNVGGRNAISMADLAASFRDAGYDDVSTYLQSGNVLFTARRRTGAALETELEAMLEQRFGIPLLVVVRSRDELAATIDAAPPDHGSSKLRSEVIFLKRPLTAADALAEFPDLRDGVDSVTPGPGAIYFSRVAARATKTRIQLVMAMPICRQMTMRTWRTCTALLDKLDAS
- a CDS encoding DUF1761 domain-containing protein → MVPEINYWAVVLATLSSMAVGAIWYARPVFGNRWANLARVDMDRGGSAVMPLIVTLIVSFVSAWVLAGASTIAWHFYGGSYLMSALFTALILWAGFTAARFITHDAFEGRPSTLTIINIAHELVTFVVMGIIIGVWPPAGTV
- a CDS encoding IS1096 element passenger TnpR family protein, which encodes MSWRTSAPRAHITLRIDLDGVDRPTWRSLILDSGLGLSALAEAIVLAFGWTGTGTWRFGTAHTPWWGREADAWGCRALTPARPTHHRMHPDYDQWWEPEPEPACRREWTIGEIADRFGDGLEFEYRQLELDGVLGEPGPTWRHRIAVTEPDAASSRSSVARVAVLGGAGTVPRVGTESAYGELADPTSRQAMDHLFESAFPALADSLRDPTGDRWEALDAATEGASDAARRALRIDLIELGVLEPAKVDDAQMAATTAPVRDLLRSAASPEGIDLAASGALGEDLRVLRFARVQKGRLLTLAAVRERLLDDPAALWGTLAERLIRPGSSASYLGRSEVAELAIELVLSDQRDHGLCGRDVRRFAFDEAKRRGGRRELGDAELNRAKRLLAAMGLTDDDGRAIHPAARPFGIAMLRS
- a CDS encoding HNH endonuclease signature motif containing protein; translation: MDQPLDALARDVAELRAAWSGALPAFGMMDGPAQVEVAQMSDAGLVRVTDALARVRRDAEALLARVAAEVSTRSSAERPEGNLARAQGFHNPVRLIAASTGASRGEAAKLIAVGTATAERQTFDGARLPSRHPHVAAALASALIGIDAASTITSMLERVRVRADPGLADAAEAALVDLAARVPLDLLTRGVREAEARLDRDGVEPREEQLRDERSLTMREDSSGMVHLHARLDPETAAPIKAAIEAIVSDALRRREPASGPGPVVEDHRSIPQVQADALAAIARHALGCEQTLAPLAKATVVVRLDYDTLVEGLGHARIDGIDQPISATTARRLSADAELIPTVMGGDGVPLDLGRSARLFTRAQRIALAERDGGCASCGQNIAYVDAHHIRWWERDIGPTDLSNGVMLCSFCHQRIHRDGWEVCATRSEVWFTPPPHVDPAQTPRLGGRARFALPAFQPAA